From a single Populus trichocarpa isolate Nisqually-1 chromosome 17, P.trichocarpa_v4.1, whole genome shotgun sequence genomic region:
- the LOC7495982 gene encoding cyclic dof factor 2 produces MSEPKDQAFKLFGKTIQVPEISVTTATTTDDDDDDDSQDQDRPSCANSSLDETNITDDYNNNDKRDHGEEDTETDDKDSVGKTTIENQEDGASPVAAKESSNLDATSGTSENPKTPSVEKESTALKTSNTEEEQSDTSNSQEKTLKKPDKIIPCPRCNSMDTKFCYYNNYNVNQPRHFCKNCQRYWTAGGTMRNVPVGAGRRKNKNSASHYRHITIPEALQNGRADVPNGVHHPSLKTNGTVLTFGSDAPLHESMASVLNLADKTMRNCTMNGFHKPEALRVPVSYGGGENGDDHSNGSSVTVSNSSDEAGKSVSKESAMQNYQGYPPQIPCFPGVPWPYPWNSAQWSSPVPPPAFCPSSFPMPFYPAAAYWGCTVPGAWNVPWLPQPSSPKQTSSSSDPNSPTLGKHSRDENLLKPSNSKEELVNTERCLWIPKTLRIDDPGEAAKSSIWTTLGIKNDKPGSFGGRGLFKAFDSKVEKNRAAETSPVLHANPAALSRSLKFQESS; encoded by the exons CTCTGTTACTACTGCTACCACcacagatgatgatgatgacgacgatAGTCAAGATCAAGACCGTCCTTCTTGTGCAAACTCTTCTCTTGATGAGACCAATATTACTGACGattataataacaatgataaaagAGATCATGGAGAAGAAGATACAGAAACTGATGATAAG GATTCGGTGGGTAAAACAACAATTGAGAACCAGGAAGATGGAGCTTCACCTGTAGCTGCCAAAGAGTCTTCAAATCTAGATGCAACTTCAGGGACAAGTGAAAACCCTAAAACACCTTCCGTTGAGAAAGAGAGCACGGCGTTGAAAACTTCAAACACTGAAGAAGAACAGAGTGATACAAGTAATTCACAAGAGAAAACCCTGAAGAAACCAGACAAGATCATTCCATGCCCCCGCTGTAATAGCATGGACACAAAGTTTTGTTACTACAACAATTACAACGTGAACCAACCCCGACACTTCTGCAAGAATTGTCAGAGATATTGGACAGCTGGCGGTACCATGAGGAATGTGCCTGTGGGTGCTGGTCGTCGCAAAAACAAGAACTCAGCTTCTCATTACCGTCACATAACCATTCCTGAAGCTCTTCAGAATGGTCGAGCTGATGTTCCAAATGGAGTCCACCATCCTTCACTGAAAACTAATGGAACAGTGCTAACCTTTGGTTCTGATGCACCTCTTCATGAATCAATGGCTTCGGTATTGAATCTTGCTGATAAAACAATGCGGAACTGCACAATGAATGGGTTTCATAAACCTGAAGCATTAAGGGTCCCAGTTTCTTATGGAGGTGGTGAAAACGGTGATGACCATTCTAATGGATCTTCTGTCACTGTGTCAAATTCAAGCGATGAAGCTGGCAAAAGTGTGTCAAAAGAATCAGCTATGCAGAATTATCAGGGCTACCCCCCTCAGATACCATGTTTTCCTGGAGTTCCCTGGCCTTACCCTTGGAATTCAGCTCAATGGAGCTCCCCAGTACCCCCACCTGCCTTTTGCCCTTCCAGTTTTCCTATGCCATTCTATCCTGCAGCAGCTTATTGGGGTTGTACTGTACCAGGTGCTTGGAATGTCCCTTGGCTTCCTCAACCATCTTCTCCAAAACAAACCTCCTCGAGCTCTGACCCTAACTCTCCAACCCTAGGGAAACATTCAAGAGATGAAAACTTGCTCAAACCTAGCAACTCCAAAGAAGAGCTGGTGAACACTGAAAGATGCCTTTGGATTCCGAAAACGCTGAGGATTGATGACCCAGGAGAAGCCGCAAAAAGCTCTATATGGACAACACTTGGGATTAAGAATGATAAGCCTGGCTCATTTGGTGGCCGAGGACTCTTTAAGGCCTTTGATTCAAAGGTTGAGAAGAATCGCGCAGCCGAAACCTCTCCAGTCTTGCACGCTAATCCTGCAGCATTGTCTAGATCTCTCAAATTTCAGGAGAGCTCATAA